The window CCACCCGGGTGTAAACCTGTCCGACGTGGCCTACACCTTGCAGCTAGGTCGCCAACCCTTCGCCCGGCGGCGCATCCTGGCCGCCAGCAGCACAGCCGAAGCGCTGGAACTGCTGCAAGCCAACGACCGCAAGCGCATCCTCAGCCAATCCATCGTCGCCGAAAAACCGTCGCTGGTTTTTATGTTCCCCGGCGGTGGGGCGCAGTATCCCAACATGGGTCGGGAACTGTATGAGACCGAACCCGTCTACCGCGAACAGATTGATTTGTGTCTGGCCTGGCTGAAAGAGCAGTTAGACGTAGACTTACAGGCCATCATGTTCCCCCCACCGGGCGCGGAAGAGGCGGCGGCTCAAGATCTGCAAAGAGCCTCGCTCTCCTTGCCCGCCATCTTCATGGCTGAACTGGCCCTGGGCAGGCTGCTGCTCTCCTGGGGCATCGAACCGGCAGCCATGACCGGCCACAGCCTGGGCGAATACACCGCCGCCTGCCTGGCCGGTGTTCTTTCGCCCATAGACGCCCTGTCCATCGTCACCCTGCGCGGCAAACTGTTTGAATCGCTGCCCGAAGGGGCCATGATCAGCGTGCCCCTGCCGGAAGCGGAAGTACAGCCGCTGCTGATTGAAGATTTAGGCGTGGCCGTCATTAACAGCCCCGAGATGTGCGTGGTTTCTGGCCGCGTGGCGGCGGTGGCCCGCATGGAAGCGCTGCTGGCTGAGAAGGGCATCGAATCGCGCCGGGTAAAAATCCGCGTGGCGGCCCATTCGGCCATGCTGGACCCGATTCTGGCCGAGTTCGAGCGCCATCTGCAAACCATCACCTTCCACCCGCCGCAAATCCCCTTCATCTCCAACTACACCGGAACCTGGGCGGACCCGCAGCAGGTGACGACGCCCGGCTATTGGGTGACGCACCTGCGGCGCACGGTGCGCTTTGCCGCCGGGTTGGAGACGTTGATGCAGGAAAACGGCCGTATCTTCCTGGAAGTGGGTCCTGGCCAGACGCTCAGTTCCCTGGTGCGCCAACACCCGGCCAAACAAAACAGCCATACGGCCGTGCCCACCATGCGCCACAGCCAGGAAGAGATCTCCGACGCGCTGTTCCTGACAAACACCATTGGCCGACTGTGGCTGGCCGGGGCGGCCATACCCTGGGATAGGCGCTACGAAGGCGAAACACGGCGGCGCATCCCGCTGCCCACCTATTCATTTGACCATCAGCGCTTTTGGATTGAGCCGGGCAAGGTATTGGGTACGGCCGTCACCCCCGCCCCCGCCCCTTTGCGCAAACTGCCAGACATCAACCAATGGTTCTACAAACCAGAGTGGACCCGCAGCGAGATTTCCCTACCCGCCAACGCCGATACCCCACTGACCTGGCTCATTTTTACCGATGAATTGGGCGTGGGCGCTGCATTGGGCGCGAAGCTGCAAGCCACCGGCCACGACGTGGTGTTTGTCCGCCCCGGCGCAGCCTTTGCCCGCCCCACCCTGAACCAATACCAGATCGCCCCCGACCAGGTGGAAGATTACCAGCAGTTGTTAAGCGAACTGGAGAGCCAAAATCTGTTCCCACAGCGCATCTTGCACTTGTGGACGGTGAATGAACGGCCGGCGGGGCAAACGGCCGTAGCCGCCTACCACCACAACCAAACCCTCGGCTTCTACAGCCTGCTCCATCTGGCTCAGGCTCTAGCCGCCGAAGAACGGCCAGACAAAATACACCTGCGCATCCTCACCAACGGCGCGCTGCACGTCGGCCAGACGGCCGCCGCCGCGCCCGAAAAAGCCACCCTGGTTGGCCCGGCGCGGGTTATCCCCCACGAACTAGCCCACGTCGCCGGGCAGCTGCTAGACATCTCCCTCCCACCCACCGCCAAACCAGGCGCACCACACAGCGCCGACAGCCTGGCCCCCATCGTCGCCCGGCTCTTCGATGAGATTCGCGCCGACCTCGACGAACCCATCATCGCCTATCAGGCTGGGCAGCGCTGGGCGCAGCGCTTTGTCCCAACCTCCCTGGCGGCGCAAAAGGAGCTGAACAGTGTCATCAAAGATGGCGGCGTCTACCTGATCACCGGCGGGCTGGGCGGCATCGGCCTGGTCATGGCCCACAACCTGGCGCAGCAAGCGCGCGTCAAACTCGTCCTGACATCCCGCTCTGGCCTGCCCGACCGGGCGGAATGGGACAACTGGCTGGCCCGCAGCGGCGAAACCGACGCCGCCAGCCGGGCCATTCAGCAGGTACGCGCCCTGGAAGCGGCCGGCGCCGAAGTCCTGGTGGTCCAGGCGGACAGCGCCGACCGGGCGCAAATGGGCGCTCTACTGCAAACCGTGCGCCAGCGCTTCGGCGCTATTCAGGGCGTTGTCCACAGCGCCGGGGTCATTAACGACAGCCTCATCCCGTTCAAAACCCGCGAAGAAGCGCAGCGCGTGCTGCGCCCCAAAGTGGAAGGCGCGCTGCTGTTAGACGAACTGCTGGCCGGGACGCCGCTAGATTTCTTCGTTTTGTTTTCCTCCACCAGTACCGTGTTAGGCCCAGTCGGGCAGATTGATTACGTGTCGGCCAACGCCTTCCTCAACGCTTTTGCCGGCAGCTTTGCCGCCCGCACCCAGGTTCCAACCATCGCCCTGAACTGGGGGGTGTGGCAGGAAGTAGGCATGGCCGCCCGTGCGGCGCGGGGCGAACTGACCGAGCCAATTGGTGCGCCAATGCCCCATCCACTGCTGCGTCGGCTGGTGGTGGACGCCCCGGACCGCCTGGAGTACGTCACCGATTACCGCGTTAGCGATTATTGGCTGCTGGACCAACACCGCCTGAAGAACAACGAAGCGCTGCTGCCGGGAACTGGATATCTGGAAATTGCCAAAGCGGCGCTGGACAAAGGCGCGCCCAACGGCGCGGTGGAAATTCGGGACCTGGTGTTTATGCAGCCCCTCGGCGTAGAGGCGGATGAGACGCGGCGGGTGAAAGTGCTGCTGGAAAAAGAAGGGGATGAGGCGTTTGCCTTCACGGTGGCCAGTCAGAACGGCCGTAACCAATCCGATTGGCTAGAACATGCGCGAGGCATAGTCGCCCGCGCCGCCGGCGCCGCGCCGCTGCCCTGCAACTTGCAAGAAATTGTGGACCGCTGCCAGAAGCGCACCCTGACGCTGGGCCTGATGGAACAACAAACAGAGCAAGAGGCCTATCTAAACTTTGGCCCGCGTTGGAAAAATCTGCGCCGCCTTTATTTTGGTCAGGGTGAAGCGCTGGCTTACCTGGAACTGCCACCCCAATTTGCCGCCGATACCCAGGCGTACCTGGTGCATCCGGCGCTGATGGACCTGGCAACCAGTTTTGCCCTACCGCTCATTGATGGCTACGATGGGCAACAGTCGTTTTACGTGCCTTTTGTGTACCGGCAGGTGCGTATTGACCATCCACTGCCGGACAAAATTTACAGCCACGCCCGCCTGCGTGTCGGTAATGCACCCGACATGCCGGAATTTGACGTGACGATTTATGATGAAGCAGGACGGCCGTTAATAGACATCCGCAGTTTCACCCTGAAAAAGATAGACCCGACCGCGCTGCTGAAACCGGCGGCAGCACGGCCGTCGGCCGCCAAAACAACGCTGCTAGACCTGGCGCTTACCGATGGCATCCTGCCAGCCGAAGGGGCCGACGCCTTTAACCGCGTCCTGACCGGCGGTGCGCCGACGCAAATCATCGTCTCGTCGCTAGATTTGGCGGCGCTGATCGCCCAGGCACAAGAGAATGAAGCAGAAACGGAAGCTGAATCTTCCGGCAGCCTAAAGCTGGAACGACCAGACCTGCAAAGCGATTTTGTCGCCCCAAGCAACCCGGTGGAAAGAACGCTGGCCGGAATGTGGCAGGAGATGCTGGGCATCAGCCAGGTTGGTATTCACGATGATTTCTTCGATCTGGGCGGGCAATCGCTCATTGCCGTGCGCTTTTTTGCCCGGATTAAGAAAACCTATGGCCTGAATTTGTCGCTGGCGACCTTGTTCACAGCCCCGACTATTGCCGCGTTGGCCGAATTGGTGGTGGAGGAATTGGGGGATGGGGTGTTGGCAGAAACTGCCGTGCCTGAAATCCTAACCGCAAAACCCACCCCGCGCAAACGGCGCGAATGGTCGCCGCTGGTACTCATCGAAAAGGGACAGGCAGGCAAACGGCCGTTCTTCTGCGCCCATGGCGCTGGCGGCAATGTCTTAAACTTCCGCGACATTTCCCGTTTTCTGGGCAAAGACCAACCCTTTTATGGCCTGCAAGCTCTGGGTGTAGATGGCAAACAGGAACCGCTGTCTACCATCGAAGCCATGGCCGAACTGTACCTGCCGCCCATCCTGGAGACCCAGCCCAATGGTCCCTACATCCTGGGCGGCTACTCTGGTGGAGGTGTGATTGCCTATGAAATGGCGCAGCGCTTGCGCAGCCAGAGCAAACAGGTGGACATGGTTGTCTTCTTCGATACGTTCCACCCCGGGCTGGGGATGCTGCACAAAAGCCGGCCAGAACAGTGGGCTGATCTGCGCGCCAATGGGCCAGGCTACCTGACCAAACGGACGCAGCAGAAAATCAAGCGAGATTATGAACGGCTGAGCAAGGAAATACGACTGAAGTATTATACGCGCCAGGGTGGCGAACTGCCGTTTGAACTACGCGATTATAAGTTGACCACCAATTTTTTAAATGCGGCGTCGCGTTACCAACCACAACCGTATAACGGCCGTGTACTGCTGTTCACCGCCGCCGAGACGGCCGAAGTATACCGCCACGCCGGGTTGGACCGGGGCTGGAAAAATCTGGTCCCCAATCTGGAAATCGTCGTCATTCCGGGCAACCATGATAGTTTGATTTTGGAGCCTAACGTGTATACGGTGGTGGAGAAGTTACGCGAGGCGTTGAGGAGCTGATGTAGTGTTCAGTGTTCAGTAAGAGGTCTAACTGAGTATGGGAGCGCAGGCGTCCCGCCTGCCAATGCGGGCAAGATGCTCGCGCTCCGTTTCGATCTACTGATACTGAACTGACTACTGCTTACTATCCCACGCCAGGGCCAGGGCTTCTTCACGGCTGTGGATTTCCCCGGCGGCCTGGGCTTCGCGGATCAGGCGCAGCAGACGACCGATTTCCGGCCCAGGTTTTAGCTGCAATTGGCGCGCCAGTTCATGCCCGTCCAGCAGCGGCGGCGGGGCGATGGTGTCGGCGTGGTGGTCGAAATAATGGCGCAGCAGGCGGGCGACCACGTTTACCAGATGCGCCCATATCTCCATCGGGCCAGGACCGTCATAAGTTGCCAGGTGGTCGGCCAGACTGAGCAGGCCAATGTCCAGCCCGGCGGTTTGCGTGGCCTGGAAGTAGCGGTAAATAGCCCGGCGTGAAGGCAGCCCAGCAGTTCCGGCTAACTGCAACGGCCGCATATGCCCGGCGACAATAACTTCGACGTGTTTGATGGCCTGGTTGCTCAGGCAAAGCTGGCGCAAACGGCCGTTCGCCATCGCCGCCCCCACCCCATCATGCCCCAGAAAACGAATACGGCCGTCGGCCTCGATGGTTTGCGTCGCTTTTTTGCCCACGTCATGAAACAGCGCCCCCAAACGGAGCAGCACACGGCCGTCCAGACTGCCATCCACCGGCCGCGCCAGGTGTTCGGCCAGATGGGGGGCGTAAGGGGCCAATGCCTGCTGGGCAATGTGTAGGCTGTCATCGGGGGTGGGGATTTGGCTGACGACGGCCGTCTCCACCAGCGCCAGCCAGCGTAACACTTGAACAGTGTGGGGCAGCACAGCAAACAGGTGCGGCGGCGATTGGGCCACGCCGTCCAGCGCGGCAATTTCCGGCAGCACCTCGGCCAACACACCCAACTGCCACATGTCGCTGAGAGCCTGGTGTGGTACGGCCGTGTTGAACAGCTTCAGCAGTTCGTCGCGCACCCGTTCAATGGACGCCTGGGACAGCAGGGGGGCAGCGGCGCGCACGGCCGCGCCTGTTTCTGGCGTCAGGCTCAGATCCAGCGTCAGGCATTGGCGGATGGCGCGTAAGGCACGCACCGGGTCATGGGCCAACGCCTCTGGTTGTACCAGGCGCAGACGGCGGGCAGCCAGGTCTGCCAGCCCGCCGTGAGGATCAACGAGCGCGGCCTGGGTAACGGCCGTCGCCGGCAGAGCCATCGCGTTGACGGTAAAGTCGCGGTCCTGCAAATCGGCGGCCAGGTCTGGCCCGCGAAAGCGAGAAAAATCCAGGGTAGTATCCGCTTCGCGCAGCACCACCCGCCCGGCGTCGCGCTCCTGGTCCAGCACATAAGCCGGCCTATGCAGAAAATCGGCCACCTTAAAAGCCAGGCGAATGGCCTGGTCGGGCACGACAAAATCCAGGTCGTGGCCGGGGCGACCCAGTAAGGCGTCGCGCACGGCCCCGCCCACCAGGTAAACGGGGATGTCGAGTTCGGCGAAGAACGGCCGTAAATCGGCCAACAGCGGCGGCAAGGCCAGCGGTTCCCCACCCGACGCTTCCACGTAGCGCAGCGCCAGCCGCTCCTTGGGGCGGTTGTGCTGCGCCAATCGTCTGGCCGCCTCCGGCGTCTCGCCAACGCCAGCCACCTGGCCTTGAATCAGCGCCACCCAACGGCCGGCATAAGGGGTGAGGTCTATAGCAAAAGATGAAGTCATGGCAAACGATGAACGTATCTTCTCAATATCTTGGGGTAATCGGTAGCAAAGAGGTAAAAGCCGGGTTTACCCGGCGCTGTTTTATAGACCGGCGCTTTAGCGCTGGTCGTCGTCGGTGGTCCGCTGCGCCTGGAGCTAAAGCCCCAGGCTAAAAAACGACGCCCTGTAAACGGGGCTAAAGACGACCGTGGCGGCAGCGACAAACCTCTCATAGGCTCCCCCGATTTATTGAGATGTTACCGATGAACGATAAAAAGTCTCACCGAACACTGAACACCGAACACTGAACATGAACACTACGCCGTCAGATGGGCAAAGACGGCCGGTTTTAGCACGGCAATGCACGGCAGATTGCGGTAAAGTTCGTCAAAGTCCAGGCCATAGCCCACCACAAATTCATCGGGGATGTCGAAGCCGACATATTCGACGTGGACATCAATTTCGCGGCGCGAGGGTTTGTTCAGCAGCGAGCAGATGCGCAAGGAGGCAGGCGAACGGGCGAGCAAATTACGGCGCATGTAATCCAGGGTACGGCCGCTGTCTATGATGTCTTCGACAATCAGCACGTGTTTACCAGCAATGGGCTGTTTGAGGTCCATGATGATCTGCACCGCGCCGCTGCTGCTGGTCCCAGAGCCATAGCTGGAAATGCCCATGAAATCAAGGGTGTGCGGCCGTTTCAGAGCGCGGCTCAGGTCAGACAAGAATATATAGCCGCCTTTTAGCACGCAAATCAGCAGCAAATCTTCAATACCTTCATAATCTTCGGTGATTTGGGCAGCAATGGCCTCGATGCGACTCTGCAAAGCAGCCTCATCAATCAAGATGCGGTCAATGTCGGCGGATAG of the Candidatus Leptovillus gracilis genome contains:
- a CDS encoding SDR family NAD(P)-dependent oxidoreductase, with protein sequence MNNEELLDTLVGTEIAIVGMAGRFPGAEDIDTFWRNVRDGREALRAYTDDELRQAGVSEALLRHPNYVRMGMPLDSMELFDAAFFGFGPRDAAIMDPQHRHFLEVCWEALEHAGHDPARFNGAIGVFGGSGHNAYLPFNLLTNPDLLQTVGFFLLRHTGNDKDFLTTRVSYLLDLRGPSVNVQTACSTSLVAIHFAVQSLLNRECDMALAGGVTLELPHRQGYLYQDGEILSPDGHCRSFDADSEGTVFGSGAGVVALRRLADAIESGDTIHAVILGSAINNDGAGKVSYLAPSVDGQSAAIAEAIELAGVAADTITYVEAHGTGTRIGDPIEVQALTQAFRHSTDKTGYCGLGSAKTNIGHLDTAAGVAGLIKTVQALKHKQLPPSLNYSKPNPLIDFDSSPFYVNHTLQDWRVAGSPRRAGVSSLGVGGTNAHIILEEAPELEPTEGGRRPYELLPLSAKTQTALDRASERLAAYLQDHPGVNLSDVAYTLQLGRQPFARRRILAASSTAEALELLQANDRKRILSQSIVAEKPSLVFMFPGGGAQYPNMGRELYETEPVYREQIDLCLAWLKEQLDVDLQAIMFPPPGAEEAAAQDLQRASLSLPAIFMAELALGRLLLSWGIEPAAMTGHSLGEYTAACLAGVLSPIDALSIVTLRGKLFESLPEGAMISVPLPEAEVQPLLIEDLGVAVINSPEMCVVSGRVAAVARMEALLAEKGIESRRVKIRVAAHSAMLDPILAEFERHLQTITFHPPQIPFISNYTGTWADPQQVTTPGYWVTHLRRTVRFAAGLETLMQENGRIFLEVGPGQTLSSLVRQHPAKQNSHTAVPTMRHSQEEISDALFLTNTIGRLWLAGAAIPWDRRYEGETRRRIPLPTYSFDHQRFWIEPGKVLGTAVTPAPAPLRKLPDINQWFYKPEWTRSEISLPANADTPLTWLIFTDELGVGAALGAKLQATGHDVVFVRPGAAFARPTLNQYQIAPDQVEDYQQLLSELESQNLFPQRILHLWTVNERPAGQTAVAAYHHNQTLGFYSLLHLAQALAAEERPDKIHLRILTNGALHVGQTAAAAPEKATLVGPARVIPHELAHVAGQLLDISLPPTAKPGAPHSADSLAPIVARLFDEIRADLDEPIIAYQAGQRWAQRFVPTSLAAQKELNSVIKDGGVYLITGGLGGIGLVMAHNLAQQARVKLVLTSRSGLPDRAEWDNWLARSGETDAASRAIQQVRALEAAGAEVLVVQADSADRAQMGALLQTVRQRFGAIQGVVHSAGVINDSLIPFKTREEAQRVLRPKVEGALLLDELLAGTPLDFFVLFSSTSTVLGPVGQIDYVSANAFLNAFAGSFAARTQVPTIALNWGVWQEVGMAARAARGELTEPIGAPMPHPLLRRLVVDAPDRLEYVTDYRVSDYWLLDQHRLKNNEALLPGTGYLEIAKAALDKGAPNGAVEIRDLVFMQPLGVEADETRRVKVLLEKEGDEAFAFTVASQNGRNQSDWLEHARGIVARAAGAAPLPCNLQEIVDRCQKRTLTLGLMEQQTEQEAYLNFGPRWKNLRRLYFGQGEALAYLELPPQFAADTQAYLVHPALMDLATSFALPLIDGYDGQQSFYVPFVYRQVRIDHPLPDKIYSHARLRVGNAPDMPEFDVTIYDEAGRPLIDIRSFTLKKIDPTALLKPAAARPSAAKTTLLDLALTDGILPAEGADAFNRVLTGGAPTQIIVSSLDLAALIAQAQENEAETEAESSGSLKLERPDLQSDFVAPSNPVERTLAGMWQEMLGISQVGIHDDFFDLGGQSLIAVRFFARIKKTYGLNLSLATLFTAPTIAALAELVVEELGDGVLAETAVPEILTAKPTPRKRREWSPLVLIEKGQAGKRPFFCAHGAGGNVLNFRDISRFLGKDQPFYGLQALGVDGKQEPLSTIEAMAELYLPPILETQPNGPYILGGYSGGGVIAYEMAQRLRSQSKQVDMVVFFDTFHPGLGMLHKSRPEQWADLRANGPGYLTKRTQQKIKRDYERLSKEIRLKYYTRQGGELPFELRDYKLTTNFLNAASRYQPQPYNGRVLLFTAAETAEVYRHAGLDRGWKNLVPNLEIVVIPGNHDSLILEPNVYTVVEKLREALRS
- a CDS encoding HDIG domain-containing protein, whose product is MTSSFAIDLTPYAGRWVALIQGQVAGVGETPEAARRLAQHNRPKERLALRYVEASGGEPLALPPLLADLRPFFAELDIPVYLVGGAVRDALLGRPGHDLDFVVPDQAIRLAFKVADFLHRPAYVLDQERDAGRVVLREADTTLDFSRFRGPDLAADLQDRDFTVNAMALPATAVTQAALVDPHGGLADLAARRLRLVQPEALAHDPVRALRAIRQCLTLDLSLTPETGAAVRAAAPLLSQASIERVRDELLKLFNTAVPHQALSDMWQLGVLAEVLPEIAALDGVAQSPPHLFAVLPHTVQVLRWLALVETAVVSQIPTPDDSLHIAQQALAPYAPHLAEHLARPVDGSLDGRVLLRLGALFHDVGKKATQTIEADGRIRFLGHDGVGAAMANGRLRQLCLSNQAIKHVEVIVAGHMRPLQLAGTAGLPSRRAIYRYFQATQTAGLDIGLLSLADHLATYDGPGPMEIWAHLVNVVARLLRHYFDHHADTIAPPPLLDGHELARQLQLKPGPEIGRLLRLIREAQAAGEIHSREEALALAWDSKQ
- the hpt gene encoding hypoxanthine phosphoribosyltransferase, translated to MRNLSADIDRILIDEAALQSRIEAIAAQITEDYEGIEDLLLICVLKGGYIFLSDLSRALKRPHTLDFMGISSYGSGTSSSGAVQIIMDLKQPIAGKHVLIVEDIIDSGRTLDYMRRNLLARSPASLRICSLLNKPSRREIDVHVEYVGFDIPDEFVVGYGLDFDELYRNLPCIAVLKPAVFAHLTA